CGCGCTACGAGGCCGAGAGTCGCGGTCACTACGCGCTTCGCTTCGAGCACTATCTCCATTTCACCTCGCCGATCCGGCGCTATGCGGACCTCGAGGTCCATCGCGCGCTGCGTCGGCTCATGCGGGGACTGGAGCCGCCGCTCGAGCGGGCCGGCGAGGGCGGGGCCGTGGTCGCGCTCTCGGCGTGGCTCTCCGGACGTGAGCGGGTCGCACAGGAAGCGGAGCGGGACGCCGACGCGCTCGCGTCCTGTGCACTGATGGCCGGCCGGGTCGGGGACACCTTCGGCGCAGAGATCACCGGTGCCAGCGAGTTCGGCGTGTTCGTGCGACTCGATCGGCCGTCGGTGAGCGGGCTGGTGCCGATGCGACTGCTGGCCGGAGACTGGCGCTTCGACCCGGCGGAAGACGCGATCCTCCAAGGCGGCGGACGCGCACGCCTGGCGGCGGGCGAAACGATCCAGGTGCGGCTAGCCGACGTCGATCGCGATCGCGGACGACTCTCGTTCTCGATCGTCGGCCGCCTCGCCGCAGAAGACGGTCGGCGAGGGCGAACGCGCCGACGCTAGTCGGCTTCGAGCTCGGCCAGCTGCTCCGAGAGTCGTTCCCACTCCTCGTAGCCGGTCGCGATCTCGGCCTCGATCGAAGCCTCCTCCGCCTGGACCTCCTGCACGCGGGCCGGTTCGGCATAGACCTGCGGATCGGCCAGACGCGCGGTCACGGCTTCCTTGCGCGTCTCGTCCTCGGCGATGCGCTCTTCCAGCTTCGAGATCCGCCTCGCGACGCGGTCGCGCTCCTTGCGGCGCTCACGGTCCTGCATTCGGGCGGCCTTGTCGGGGCGGGGCCCGGAGTCCTCGGCCGGAATCGCGCGTGGGGTCGCCCGCGCGCCGTCCGCCGCGGTCGGATCGACGCCGTCGCGACGACGTTTGCGCTCGAGGTAGGCGTCGTAGTTCCCCAGGTGGTCTTCGAGGTGTCCGTGTTCGACCTCGACGACCCGGGTCGCCAGCGCGTTGATGAACGAGCGGTCGTGGGAAACGAAGAGCAGCGTCCCCTCGAACTGCTGGAAGGCGTCTTCGAGGACCTCGCAGGCCTCGATGTCGAGGTGGTTCGTCGGCTCGTCCAGGATCAACAGGTTGGCCGGACGCAGCAGCAGCTTCGCGAGGGCGACCCGCGCCTTCTCGCCGCCGGACAGGACGCTGATCTTCTTGTCGACGTCGTCGCCGGTGAAGAGCAGGGCGCCGAGCAGTCCGCGCAGGCGGGGCACGTCTTCGGTCCGCGCATCCTTCGCCACTTCTTCATGGACCGAGAGCGAGGCGTCGAGGGATTCGAGCTGGTGCTGGGCGAAGAAGGCCGCCTCGACGTTGTGGCCCAGGCCGCGCTCGCCCTCGTCGAAGTCGAGGGCGCCTGCCGCGATCCGCAGGAGCGTCGACTTGCCCGCGCCGTTCGGGCCGGCGAGGGCGACCTTCTCGCCGCGCTGGACGTGGAAGTCGATGCCTTCGTAGACCGGATCGTCGCCGTAGCGCTTGTGGATGCCCGCGAGGGTGAGGACCCGTTCGCCGGAGCGCGGCGGCTCGGGAAGGGCCAGGCGCATCGCTCTGCGTCCCTCCGGCTCGATCTCGATCCGCTCCATCTTCTCGAGGGCCTTGATCCGGCTCTGGGCCTGACGCGCCTTCGTCGCCTTGTAGCGGAATCGCTCGATGAAGCGTTCCTGCTCCGCGATCACACGGTCCTGGT
Above is a genomic segment from bacterium containing:
- a CDS encoding ABC-F family ATP-binding cassette domain-containing protein, which encodes MLLRLEDLSKRIGARLLFGGASIVVRAGDRIGVVGPNGAGKTTLLHTLTGEEPPDEGEIHRARDVRIGLLRQEIDPRASHTVREEARTALAELDALEEELRRIETEMSERGAAGEALPSALTERYDALGLRFEQGGGFARHARVDEVLAGLGFETDDLDRPLSSFSGGWLMRVELAKLLLGQPEVLLLDEPTNHLDLPSIQFFETTLERFPGAVVVVSHDRTFLRRQTNRIVELDGRGGFASYEGGYDRYLEQRALRREELLARKANQDRVIAEQERFIERFRYKATKARQAQSRIKALEKMERIEIEPEGRRAMRLALPEPPRSGERVLTLAGIHKRYGDDPVYEGIDFHVQRGEKVALAGPNGAGKSTLLRIAAGALDFDEGERGLGHNVEAAFFAQHQLESLDASLSVHEEVAKDARTEDVPRLRGLLGALLFTGDDVDKKISVLSGGEKARVALAKLLLRPANLLILDEPTNHLDIEACEVLEDAFQQFEGTLLFVSHDRSFINALATRVVEVEHGHLEDHLGNYDAYLERKRRRDGVDPTAADGARATPRAIPAEDSGPRPDKAARMQDRERRKERDRVARRISKLEERIAEDETRKEAVTARLADPQVYAEPARVQEVQAEEASIEAEIATGYEEWERLSEQLAELEAD